The Nostoc sp. PCC 7524 nucleotide sequence AGCCTCTGAATTTAATGAGATGTATCTCACTAAAACGAGAAACACCATATACTCAAGTCTTGATGAATGGCATAGAAAAATTTATCTCCCAAAGTATATTTTTATGCCTGAAGATGTATGATTTGCTAATTCAACCATGCAAAGATTAACGTCTTTCTATTTGGGAAGGGAAATTGCTGATTTTGCTACAGCAATTTTTGCCTAAAAATCCATTGATTAAAATTCCTATCTTGAGGTAGAAATTTATAAACAAATACAATACTTGATAGACTTATGTCTTACGTCTTTCTACTCTTGCTAAAGCAACAAATCTTGACCCAATATGGTTTAGCAATATCAAAACAAAAAGTGTATAAGTAATCTAAAATCTGTTTTTTCCAGTGCGATAGTAACTGTAACTGTGTCTCAAGTACCTTCTCAACCTACCGAAAGCAATAATAGTGCTACAACGACAGATGTCACACCAGTCGTAGCACTCAAAGAACTTGTGTCACGACTGCACCGGGAACAGAATAAAATCCAAGATTTACTCAGTTCTCTAGGATTTGCCCTTAGAAGCTTTAATAATTTGAATCAGTTTTTGGAACTGATTCCCCTGATGGCTACAAGAGTAACAGATGCTGATGGGAGTGCTTTATTTCTTTACAAGCCTAACGGTCAAATCAGGTTAGAGCAATTACACTGGCAAGATAGCCGTCAACGGAAAAATATCCGCAAAGCTTTAGAGACAGCCAGCAGTCAAGTGACACTTGCCTCTAACACTGCACCTTTAGCCACGGCTACAGGAATGTTAGATGCACAGATGCACCACCATTTGGGGCCGGATGTGCAAATTTTTGGCACAGCCATTTTGGTTAAGCATACAGAGCGGGGATGGCTATATGTACTCAGTCGAGACCCCCAATATAGCTGGACAGAAACCAGACAAAAGTTAGTGCGGCTAGTAGCAGACCAAACGGCGGTAGCGATTGAAAATGATGAATTAGCAGTAGAACTGAGGAAAAAAGAACGTTTAGACCAAGAATTAGAAATTGGTGCGGAGATTCAAAGGCGACTTTTACCGCGCCAATGTCCTTCTATTCCTGGTGCTATCCTAGCGGCACGCTGTAGACCTGCCAATCGTGTAGGTGGAGACTACTATGATTTTATCCCCACTAATCACAGTCAAATTTACCCACACAACTACAGAGGTAGTCAAGATACTGGACGTTGGGGTTTGGTGATTGGGGATGTCATGGGTAAAGGTGTTCCGGCTGGGTTAATTATGACCATGATGCGGGGAATGCTACGAGGTGAGGTCTTGCATGGCAATTCTCCTGGAGGAGTTCTGCAAAACTTGAATCGAGTCATGTATGCGGATTTGGAAAATTCTCACCGCTTTGTGACGTTATTTTACTCAGAATATAATCCTCAAAATCGCATTTTGTCTTATAGTAATGCTGCACACAACCCCCCTCTGTGGTGGCACGCAGCTACGAAAAGTATTACCCGCTTAGATACTTTGGGAATGTTAATTGGGTTGGATGCGAATAGCCAATATGAAGATGCCCAGGTGCAGTTAGAACCTGGGGACACGGTTATTTATTATACAGATGGCTTGACGGATGCGGCGGCAGCGAGTGGCGATCGCTTCGACGAAGAAAACTTGGTTGCTGCTTTCCATAACGCTTGTAGGTACTGTAATGGGCCGCAAGAAATGGTTGATTACTTATTTGATCAGGTGCAGCAATTTATCGGTTCTGAGAGACAAAACACGGATGATATGACGCTAGTTGTTTTGCAAATTGAATAGTTAATCGTCAATAGTTATCTATTGAGGTTGACTAGGTTCAAAATACAACTGTCCATCCTTGCTTTTGGACATCTGTTTTGGTGTAAGCAACACCGTCAATTTTGATACCTTGGTTATCTAGAAGGGTAATGATGCCTCCATTATTACTTAGTTGAATACTATCTTTACTTATAGAGACCCTGACAACTTCACCTGGGGCAATTATGCCACTGAGGGGCTGTTTACGTTTGACACTATCTGCCAATGCCCAACCACTCAAGTCTATGTTTTGCGGTGAAGTGTTAAGTAATGTGACTGTCTCTTTACCTACATCATCTCCTACAGGATTGACTAAAGCAGCCACAATACGAACCGCCGCAGTTGTGACGATAGGCGTGATGACACTGACATCATCGATTCTGTCAC carries:
- a CDS encoding PP2C family protein-serine/threonine phosphatase — protein: MSQVPSQPTESNNSATTTDVTPVVALKELVSRLHREQNKIQDLLSSLGFALRSFNNLNQFLELIPLMATRVTDADGSALFLYKPNGQIRLEQLHWQDSRQRKNIRKALETASSQVTLASNTAPLATATGMLDAQMHHHLGPDVQIFGTAILVKHTERGWLYVLSRDPQYSWTETRQKLVRLVADQTAVAIENDELAVELRKKERLDQELEIGAEIQRRLLPRQCPSIPGAILAARCRPANRVGGDYYDFIPTNHSQIYPHNYRGSQDTGRWGLVIGDVMGKGVPAGLIMTMMRGMLRGEVLHGNSPGGVLQNLNRVMYADLENSHRFVTLFYSEYNPQNRILSYSNAAHNPPLWWHAATKSITRLDTLGMLIGLDANSQYEDAQVQLEPGDTVIYYTDGLTDAAAASGDRFDEENLVAAFHNACRYCNGPQEMVDYLFDQVQQFIGSERQNTDDMTLVVLQIE